One stretch of Candidatus Thiopontia autotrophica DNA includes these proteins:
- the ubiA gene encoding 4-hydroxybenzoate octaprenyltransferase produces the protein MATLNNYIQLMRLDKPVGILLLLWPTLWGLWIAADGFPPLLVLLVFLAGVVLMRSAGCIINDYADREVDRHVARTAVRPLTTGAISTRSALLLFTALVVIAFLLVLTMNPLTIQLSFGAIGLAVIYPFMKRYTNLPQLFLGAAFGWAIPMAFAAVTGNVPAGAWLLFLATLCWAVVYDTMYAMVDREDDLKVGIRSTAILFGEWDRLIIGIFQLAMLSLLVVAGAEFRLGTLYYLGVAVASILAIYHQWLIRKRDPKSCFHAFLHNHWLGMALFLGIALDTTITV, from the coding sequence ATGGCTACACTAAATAATTATATTCAGCTGATGCGTCTCGACAAACCTGTCGGGATTCTGCTGCTACTGTGGCCTACACTCTGGGGGTTGTGGATTGCTGCAGATGGATTTCCACCACTTTTGGTGCTGCTTGTATTTTTGGCAGGCGTCGTACTGATGCGATCAGCTGGCTGCATTATTAATGACTATGCAGACCGAGAAGTGGATCGGCATGTTGCGCGTACAGCAGTGCGCCCTCTCACAACCGGAGCAATCTCTACACGATCAGCACTGTTGCTCTTTACTGCATTGGTGGTGATCGCATTTCTGCTTGTTTTAACCATGAATCCGCTGACTATACAGCTCTCATTTGGGGCCATAGGGTTGGCTGTTATCTATCCCTTTATGAAACGCTACACCAATCTTCCTCAGCTGTTTCTGGGGGCTGCATTTGGCTGGGCCATTCCAATGGCTTTTGCTGCAGTGACTGGCAATGTACCAGCAGGAGCATGGTTACTGTTTCTGGCTACTCTCTGCTGGGCTGTGGTTTACGACACCATGTATGCAATGGTTGACAGGGAGGATGACCTGAAGGTCGGGATTCGTTCCACAGCCATCCTGTTTGGTGAGTGGGACCGGCTGATCATCGGCATATTCCAGCTTGCCATGTTGTCACTGCTGGTTGTTGCAGGGGCTGAATTCCGCCTTGGGACTCTCTATTACCTTGGAGTTGCCGTTGCCTCGATTCTGGCAATCTATCACCAGTGGCTTATCCGTAAACGTGACCCCAAAAGCTGTTTTCACGCGTTCCTTCATAACCACTGGCTGGGAATGGCACTGTTCCTGGGGATTGCCCTGGATACAACTATTACTGTTTAG
- a CDS encoding LysM peptidoglycan-binding domain-containing protein: MKKVNYTALFALPALLFSAVIEAGSFEGYLIDGYGVIVRTPYGDCIHTGFWDKSYAQPECDEILEIRSKYAIAVDAAEKAGLPAPEKPVEIVDIETAKIEELKPTASVEVGLPRSADIPNPSISEIEVVEGDSLWGIASNEKVYGDAALWPLLLCANREQIIDADLIYAGQVLAIPHDITEEAQQAAIGHADNRGDWELGEVEDSDLEYLALHCG, translated from the coding sequence ATGAAAAAAGTCAACTACACAGCTCTTTTTGCACTGCCGGCACTTCTTTTTTCAGCAGTGATCGAGGCGGGAAGTTTTGAGGGATACCTGATAGATGGATATGGGGTTATTGTCCGCACACCTTATGGCGACTGTATCCATACAGGCTTCTGGGATAAAAGTTATGCTCAGCCAGAGTGTGATGAGATCCTCGAGATCCGTTCCAAATATGCGATAGCTGTGGATGCAGCAGAGAAGGCAGGACTGCCTGCACCGGAGAAACCAGTTGAGATTGTCGATATTGAGACTGCAAAAATCGAAGAGCTTAAGCCAACGGCATCTGTCGAGGTTGGGCTTCCCAGATCAGCAGATATTCCAAACCCATCCATAAGTGAAATTGAGGTGGTTGAGGGGGATAGCCTCTGGGGTATTGCATCCAATGAGAAAGTTTATGGGGATGCAGCACTGTGGCCACTACTGTTATGTGCGAACAGAGAACAGATTATTGATGCTGATCTGATCTATGCTGGTCAGGTCCTGGCGATCCCTCACGACATCACTGAGGAGGCGCAACAGGCAGCAATTGGTCATGCAGATAATCGCGGTGATTGGGAGTTGGGAGAGGTAGAGGATAGCGACCTTGAATACCTTGCTCTGCATTGTGGCTAA
- a CDS encoding biopolymer transporter ExbD — protein MQFNAAGYQSKRRWLSLTSLIDIVFLLLIFFMLTTSFSQQRKLSLDIPAEKGEGNSAWQGASLVRIHEGGRIDFNGREVNAEQLAAKANQLLQKRPNSRFIVRPDADLPLQQVVVVMDQLRAGGANLVSLIR, from the coding sequence ATGCAATTTAATGCTGCTGGATATCAATCGAAGAGGCGCTGGCTTAGCCTGACCTCACTTATAGATATCGTTTTCCTGCTTCTTATCTTCTTTATGCTGACCACAAGCTTCTCTCAGCAGAGAAAGCTGTCTCTCGATATTCCTGCAGAAAAAGGTGAGGGCAATAGTGCCTGGCAAGGGGCATCACTGGTTCGTATCCACGAGGGCGGAAGGATTGACTTCAACGGAAGAGAGGTTAATGCTGAACAACTTGCTGCCAAGGCAAATCAACTGCTGCAAAAAAGACCAAACTCCAGATTTATTGTCCGCCCTGATGCTGACCTTCCACTGCAACAGGTGGTCGTCGTGATGGATCAACTCCGTGCTGGCGGGGCCAATCTGGTCAGTCTTATTCGCTAG
- a CDS encoding MotA/TolQ/ExbB proton channel family protein: protein MDIELLISKGGTVAIILLALSVYGFAIFLLKLYHFQSRKVLFGSNDFIDRAIQNIERGQKSIAATELSGRKNPVARVMERAIELCDTGTSIDDNSAAKEELESEGRSQLEHLTSYIRGLDAVAHLSPLLGLLGTVLGMIQAFMQLEAAGVQVDVTMLAGGIWEALITTAFGLAIAIPALATVNWLEGIVERVRQDMGDSVTRTLSAIRRAG from the coding sequence ATGGATATTGAGCTACTCATTAGTAAGGGCGGAACTGTAGCCATTATTTTATTGGCACTCTCGGTTTATGGTTTCGCAATTTTTTTACTCAAGCTCTACCATTTTCAGTCACGTAAGGTGCTGTTTGGCTCCAATGACTTTATAGATAGAGCCATACAGAATATTGAGCGCGGGCAGAAGAGTATTGCTGCTACAGAACTCTCCGGTCGAAAAAATCCGGTTGCGCGAGTTATGGAGCGGGCTATCGAGCTATGTGATACGGGAACCTCCATTGATGATAACAGCGCTGCCAAGGAGGAGCTGGAGAGTGAGGGCAGAAGCCAGCTTGAGCATCTGACATCATACATTAGAGGGCTTGATGCTGTAGCCCACCTAAGCCCTCTGCTGGGGCTGTTGGGAACAGTGCTTGGAATGATTCAGGCATTTATGCAGCTTGAGGCGGCAGGTGTGCAGGTCGATGTAACCATGCTGGCAGGTGGAATCTGGGAGGCCCTGATTACAACAGCCTTTGGACTTGCCATCGCTATTCCTGCACTGGCCACGGTAAATTGGCTAGAGGGGATAGTGGAACGTGTCAGGCAGGATATGGGGGATAGTGTAACCAGAACACTCAGCGCAATTCGCCGCGCTGGATAG